From one Geoalkalibacter halelectricus genomic stretch:
- a CDS encoding HVO_A0114 family putative DNA-binding protein gives MAIARGTFHPPADEPKVWFESLRSFAEVLNEDNQELLRLILEKQPQSLQELEAASGRRSSNLSRTLRTMEQYGLVELIKDKRSVRPVVKATDIRLDIRLHRSSAA, from the coding sequence TTGGCCATTGCGCGTGGCACTTTCCATCCCCCGGCCGACGAACCGAAAGTCTGGTTCGAATCGTTGCGCTCCTTTGCCGAAGTACTGAACGAGGACAACCAGGAACTACTCCGCCTGATCCTGGAAAAGCAACCGCAATCCCTCCAGGAGCTTGAAGCTGCAAGCGGGCGCCGCAGCAGCAACCTGTCGCGCACTTTGCGCACCATGGAGCAATACGGGTTGGTTGAGCTAATCAAGGACAAACGCTCCGTTCGGCCGGTAGTCAAAGCGACGGACATCCGGCTGGATATCCGCCTGCACCGTTCGAGCGCGGCCTGA
- a CDS encoding 6-hydroxymethylpterin diphosphokinase MptE-like protein, with protein MGPFLTNRFGDRYLHEVNRSAFNEVGSDTLYQQRFEKGMFASDTLHVVIGTDSGLLLRYLQKRNLPEGSRYLFVELDKVINRLTAEGLLDVLPGNVAITTEESFWKNAEDFQITNYFYLESVKLWESVATIDGYLPDYRNISTRIQGLIKNKAFNLSSNISLRSFIAQQIENIPDNRIPGAFLKGMFKGKTAVILGGGPSLDELLPWVYEHRDQIAIFAVSRISRRLLEFGLTPHFVLSVDPQEHSSNISREMLLFPDDTIFIHNNHVASRLLALWKGRSIYLGLRFPWETPLNHLNILPWGPTVTNTALCAVTAMGFGQAILVGVDLCYSRNGMTHALGSYESEAGPKLDDTIVVKTNCGGTAETDPGYFNAIAQLAEQAAVAINNGCRVISPAKDAAQVPHVEFVPADTITIPEPCLFPNKIVADSMPEKDATERRDDMLHVLGELNSAIKKMGEIRALIVEALECNNRLLTPQDTKVDAPLKKRLAQIDQILNRDFSQWVPLLKQFGIRDFLKITKGDTVRKLSPLETQNSWRAYYDAYLKSTDEITALLNASIKRAQCRLEEDAPNPDFQKIFDQWSENKQAWRIFAFKHRRLDMASQIPAHLADRVKKWEADGWAWLKARLEGKKPVPARSLDAVLGKSLNLFLQRNVAGLERLISGLAQHPDQAHAQELQALANGYRFELNDKLDRALECYQVLISETFTPLTEEALRRIAVICLEQKNMEMAQLALECLSNASLSYKPKYADLLAALGRRQEAADLYTEYLEAVPSDVGVLMKLGKNYRTMGAEDAARTVFSMILEQDPNNMAAQTLLQEN; from the coding sequence TTGGGTCCTTTTCTCACCAATCGATTTGGCGACCGCTATCTGCATGAAGTCAATCGCAGTGCATTCAATGAGGTGGGAAGCGACACCCTCTATCAGCAACGTTTTGAGAAAGGGATGTTCGCATCTGACACGCTGCATGTGGTCATCGGGACCGATTCCGGCCTTTTGCTCCGCTATCTCCAAAAGCGCAATCTGCCTGAAGGAAGCCGCTATCTGTTTGTCGAGTTGGACAAGGTCATAAATCGCCTGACCGCTGAAGGCCTTTTGGATGTCCTGCCCGGCAATGTTGCGATCACCACCGAAGAGTCTTTCTGGAAAAACGCTGAGGATTTTCAGATAACCAATTATTTTTACCTTGAATCCGTCAAGCTGTGGGAATCGGTTGCCACCATTGATGGCTACCTGCCGGACTACCGAAATATTTCCACCCGGATTCAGGGTCTCATCAAAAACAAAGCCTTCAATCTTTCCTCAAACATCAGCCTGCGCTCCTTTATCGCCCAGCAAATTGAGAACATCCCCGACAACCGGATTCCCGGGGCATTTCTCAAAGGCATGTTCAAGGGAAAAACTGCCGTCATTCTGGGCGGCGGACCTTCCCTCGATGAGTTGCTGCCGTGGGTATATGAACATCGCGACCAGATTGCCATTTTTGCCGTTTCGCGTATTTCTCGCCGACTCCTTGAATTCGGGTTGACACCACATTTTGTGTTAAGCGTCGACCCACAGGAGCACAGTTCCAACATCAGTCGCGAAATGCTCTTGTTCCCGGACGACACCATTTTCATCCACAACAACCATGTGGCCTCCCGATTACTGGCCCTCTGGAAAGGCCGCAGCATTTATCTCGGACTCAGGTTCCCATGGGAGACACCCCTGAACCATTTAAACATCCTGCCCTGGGGCCCGACCGTCACCAATACGGCACTGTGCGCCGTAACGGCAATGGGCTTTGGTCAGGCGATCCTTGTCGGGGTGGATTTATGCTACAGCCGCAACGGCATGACGCACGCTTTGGGAAGCTATGAGAGCGAGGCCGGACCAAAGCTCGACGACACGATTGTGGTAAAGACCAATTGTGGCGGTACGGCTGAAACCGACCCCGGCTATTTCAACGCCATCGCACAGTTGGCCGAGCAGGCCGCCGTGGCGATCAATAACGGCTGCAGAGTCATCTCGCCGGCAAAAGATGCCGCCCAGGTGCCTCATGTAGAGTTTGTACCCGCCGATACGATTACCATCCCCGAACCTTGCCTTTTCCCCAATAAAATCGTGGCGGACAGCATGCCTGAGAAAGACGCGACAGAACGTCGCGATGACATGCTTCATGTGTTGGGTGAACTTAACAGCGCAATCAAAAAAATGGGGGAAATACGCGCCCTGATAGTCGAGGCGTTAGAGTGTAACAATCGCCTGTTGACCCCTCAGGATACTAAGGTAGACGCCCCTTTAAAAAAGCGGCTGGCTCAGATTGATCAGATTTTAAACCGGGATTTTTCCCAATGGGTACCCTTGCTCAAACAATTTGGTATCCGCGATTTCCTGAAAATAACCAAAGGCGACACGGTACGAAAACTGAGCCCCCTGGAAACTCAAAATTCTTGGAGAGCCTATTACGATGCCTACCTGAAAAGCACCGATGAGATCACGGCTCTTCTGAATGCATCCATAAAACGCGCCCAATGCCGACTGGAAGAAGACGCTCCAAATCCGGATTTTCAGAAAATCTTTGATCAATGGTCTGAAAACAAACAAGCATGGCGGATCTTTGCTTTTAAACATCGTCGCTTGGACATGGCGTCTCAGATCCCCGCCCACTTGGCCGATCGCGTAAAAAAGTGGGAGGCAGACGGTTGGGCATGGTTAAAGGCAAGACTTGAAGGGAAAAAACCCGTACCGGCGCGATCGTTGGATGCCGTACTTGGCAAATCCCTGAATCTGTTCTTGCAACGGAACGTCGCGGGACTGGAACGTCTGATTTCTGGCCTGGCACAACATCCGGACCAGGCGCACGCCCAAGAGTTGCAAGCTCTGGCCAATGGCTACCGATTTGAATTAAATGACAAACTTGACCGCGCCCTGGAGTGCTATCAGGTTCTCATCAGTGAAACCTTTACGCCATTGACGGAGGAAGCCCTGAGGCGTATAGCGGTCATTTGCCTGGAGCAAAAAAATATGGAAATGGCCCAATTGGCGCTGGAATGCCTGAGCAATGCTTCGCTCAGCTATAAGCCCAAATATGCCGATCTGCTGGCGGCTCTGGGTCGCAGACAGGAGGCTGCCGACCTCTATACTGAATACCTTGAAGCTGTCCCTTCGGATGTGGGTGTGTTGATGAAATTAGGAAAAAACTATCGCACGATGGGTGCCGAAGACGCAGCTCGAACGGTTTTCAGCATGATCCTCGAGCAAGACCCAAATAACATGGCGGCGCAAACGCTTCTTCAGGAGAACTGA
- the pseB gene encoding UDP-N-acetylglucosamine 4,6-dehydratase (inverting) encodes MLNSSSILVTGGTGSFGRRFVQTLLTRFPQVRRIVVFSRDELKQYEMAQEFPKERFPQIRYFIGDVRDVDRLRRAMEGIDIVIHAAALKQVPVAEYNPFECIKTNVLGAQNVIEACFDSNVKKVVALSTDKAAAPINLYGATKLCSDKLFVAANHMRGKRDIKLSVVRYGNVMGSRGSVIPFFIQKRREGVLPITDERMTRFNITLDEGVELVLSALNLMWGGEIFVPKIPSYRITDLAQAVDGNCRTEIVGIRPGEKLHEEMITETDSFSTLEFKDYFVILPSMRLWDVDKFMATFNGRRCPDGFSYNSGSNSEWLSVEQLRDLIRIHVDPEGHRRKDDFL; translated from the coding sequence GTGCTCAATAGCTCGTCCATCCTTGTCACTGGGGGAACCGGCTCGTTCGGTCGTCGGTTTGTGCAAACGCTCCTGACCCGCTTCCCCCAGGTCCGGCGGATTGTCGTCTTCTCACGCGACGAACTCAAGCAATATGAGATGGCGCAGGAGTTCCCCAAGGAGCGTTTCCCTCAGATTCGCTATTTCATCGGCGATGTTCGCGATGTCGACCGGTTGCGGCGCGCGATGGAAGGTATCGATATCGTGATTCATGCTGCGGCCCTCAAGCAGGTTCCGGTGGCGGAATATAATCCCTTCGAGTGTATCAAGACCAACGTTCTTGGCGCACAAAACGTTATTGAAGCCTGTTTTGATTCCAACGTCAAAAAGGTCGTGGCTCTCTCCACCGACAAAGCAGCCGCGCCCATCAATCTCTACGGTGCAACCAAACTTTGCTCAGACAAACTGTTTGTCGCCGCCAACCATATGCGCGGCAAGCGTGACATCAAGTTGTCCGTGGTACGCTACGGTAACGTCATGGGCAGCCGCGGCAGCGTCATCCCCTTTTTCATCCAAAAGCGGCGCGAAGGCGTGCTCCCCATCACCGACGAACGCATGACCCGCTTCAATATCACTCTCGACGAAGGGGTGGAATTAGTCCTGAGCGCCCTAAATCTCATGTGGGGCGGCGAAATCTTCGTTCCCAAAATCCCCAGCTATCGCATTACCGATCTAGCTCAGGCCGTCGACGGCAATTGCCGCACTGAAATCGTCGGTATCCGGCCCGGGGAAAAGCTCCACGAAGAAATGATCACCGAGACGGATTCTTTCAGCACCCTCGAATTTAAAGACTATTTTGTGATTTTGCCCTCCATGAGGCTTTGGGACGTGGATAAATTTATGGCCACGTTCAATGGTCGCCGTTGCCCGGATGGATTTTCCTACAACAGCGGCTCCAATAGCGAATGGCTCAGCGTCGAGCAGTTGCGCGATTTGATCCGCATCCATGTCGATCCGGAAGGCCACCGCCGCAAGGATGACTTTTTGTGA
- the pseC gene encoding UDP-4-amino-4,6-dideoxy-N-acetyl-beta-L-altrosamine transaminase yields the protein MKFAPIPYGRQEITADDIEAVQAVLQSDFLTQGPVVEAFEQAISGYCRAGYGVATNSATSALHLACLALELGPGDWLWTSPITFVASANCGLYCGAKVDFVDINPQNYNLCPQALESKLKDAKQQGRLPKVVVAVHLAGHPCDMRAIHALSEQYGFRIIEDASHAVGAYVLNEPVGSGRFSDITVFSFHPVKIITTGEGGIALTNNPDWARRMRLLRSHGVTRDPDCMDQAPDGPWYYQQVDLGFNYRMTDFQAALGLSQLQRLDEFVSRRQELAKRYSRLLAHLPVTLPQFNPETRSACHLYIIRLQLDQILVSHRAVFEELRTQGIGVNLHYIPVHTQPYYRTMGFAPGDFPQAEKYYTEAMSLPLFPGMSDQQQDRVVTALQKALTL from the coding sequence GTGAAATTTGCGCCAATCCCATACGGTCGCCAGGAGATAACGGCCGACGATATCGAGGCCGTTCAGGCGGTGCTGCAATCCGACTTTCTGACCCAGGGGCCGGTGGTGGAGGCGTTTGAGCAGGCGATCTCTGGCTATTGCCGCGCGGGTTACGGCGTGGCGACCAACAGCGCAACATCCGCATTACATCTGGCCTGCCTGGCCTTGGAGCTTGGTCCTGGCGATTGGCTATGGACCAGCCCCATCACTTTTGTGGCTTCAGCCAACTGCGGGTTGTATTGCGGGGCAAAGGTCGACTTTGTCGATATCAATCCACAGAACTACAATCTCTGCCCGCAAGCTCTCGAAAGCAAACTAAAGGACGCGAAGCAGCAAGGTCGGCTGCCCAAAGTTGTCGTTGCGGTGCACCTCGCCGGCCACCCCTGTGATATGCGCGCCATCCATGCCTTATCCGAGCAATACGGGTTTCGGATCATTGAAGATGCCTCCCATGCCGTTGGCGCATACGTCCTCAATGAACCGGTCGGCAGCGGACGCTTCAGCGACATCACCGTTTTCAGTTTTCATCCCGTCAAAATCATCACGACTGGCGAAGGAGGTATCGCGCTGACCAACAACCCCGACTGGGCCAGGCGGATGAGATTGCTGCGCAGCCATGGGGTGACGCGCGATCCTGATTGTATGGATCAGGCTCCGGACGGGCCCTGGTATTATCAGCAGGTCGATCTCGGGTTCAATTACCGCATGACGGATTTTCAGGCGGCGCTTGGCCTGAGTCAGTTGCAGCGGCTTGACGAATTTGTCTCCCGTCGCCAGGAGTTGGCGAAGCGCTATAGCCGGCTGCTTGCCCACCTACCTGTAACCCTTCCCCAGTTCAACCCAGAGACGCGATCGGCCTGCCATCTTTATATAATTCGGTTGCAGTTGGACCAAATCTTAGTTTCGCACCGAGCGGTGTTTGAGGAGCTTCGGACGCAAGGAATCGGCGTCAACCTTCACTACATTCCGGTCCATACCCAGCCCTATTATCGGACAATGGGATTTGCCCCAGGGGATTTTCCCCAGGCAGAAAAATATTATACCGAGGCGATGAGCCTGCCCCTGTTTCCAGGTATGTCGGATCAGCAACAGGATCGGGTCGTTACGGCATTGCAAAAGGCTCTCACGTTATGA
- the pseF gene encoding pseudaminic acid cytidylyltransferase: MNIAVIPARGGSKRIPRKNIKPFGGKPMIAWSIEAARDSGCFERIIVSTDDQEIASVSVACGAEVPFLRPANLADDQTGTAAVVRHALQWLQGQGQQVAYVCCLYATAPFVAPDDLRKGLVALQNAPDKHYAFSVTSFAFPIQRAIRMHPQGGVEPFQPECIPLRSQDLEEAYHDAGQFYWGRPEAFLSGISVFARHSIPIVLPRHRVQDIDTPEDWVRAEYLHKAMMMAAEDDAHRNPS; the protein is encoded by the coding sequence ATGAACATCGCAGTGATACCCGCTCGCGGCGGCAGCAAGCGTATCCCGCGAAAAAATATTAAACCGTTCGGCGGAAAGCCGATGATTGCCTGGTCCATCGAGGCGGCGCGGGACAGCGGCTGTTTTGAGCGGATCATTGTCTCGACAGATGATCAAGAGATTGCTTCCGTCAGTGTAGCTTGCGGTGCCGAGGTGCCTTTTCTGCGACCTGCAAATTTGGCGGACGATCAGACCGGAACCGCCGCGGTGGTGCGACATGCCCTGCAATGGCTGCAGGGCCAGGGGCAGCAAGTGGCGTATGTCTGCTGTCTCTATGCCACTGCGCCCTTCGTTGCCCCGGATGATCTGAGAAAGGGGCTGGTTGCTTTGCAAAACGCTCCCGATAAGCACTATGCGTTCTCAGTCACCAGCTTTGCGTTTCCGATCCAGAGGGCCATTCGCATGCATCCGCAAGGCGGTGTCGAACCCTTCCAGCCGGAATGCATTCCCCTGCGCTCTCAGGATCTGGAAGAGGCCTACCATGACGCCGGCCAGTTTTACTGGGGGCGACCGGAAGCCTTTTTGTCAGGCATTTCGGTGTTTGCCCGTCATTCAATCCCCATCGTTCTGCCCCGCCACCGGGTGCAGGACATTGATACCCCTGAAGATTGGGTGCGGGCCGAATATCTGCACAAGGCCATGATGATGGCGGCGGAAGATGATGCGCATCGCAATCCGAGCTGA
- the pseG gene encoding UDP-2,4-diacetamido-2,4,6-trideoxy-beta-L-altropyranose hydrolase — translation MMRIAIRADSSTRIGSGHIMRCLALAEALRREGARVVFLCREEAGHLGEEIARRGFELVWVDDSGQNDPAGHPVRMAGGIDLLIVDHYALGHTWEEAMRPFARAIMVIDDLADRPHDCDLLLDQNLLPEMERRYKKLVPDGCRLLLGLAYALLREEFYTAAATAKERNQINHLLIFFGGGDPDNLTGRALGELESLSVTADIVIGGGNPHRRDLEARCRDKSDRWTLHVQTDRMAELMARADLALGAGGSTHWERCLLGLPALVVTVADNQVATTRLLHQKGACRWLGTIEDLPVGAFREAISDLLAHPQQLSIMSCAARKMVPPDGGTGKVVEAIKTLLNAEKVDLIR, via the coding sequence ATGATGCGCATCGCAATCCGAGCTGATTCCTCAACACGCATTGGCAGCGGTCACATCATGCGCTGCCTGGCCCTGGCCGAAGCGTTGCGGCGCGAAGGGGCAAGGGTGGTTTTTCTCTGCCGGGAAGAAGCGGGGCATCTGGGGGAAGAAATCGCGCGGCGTGGATTTGAGCTGGTTTGGGTGGATGATTCGGGGCAGAACGACCCCGCGGGTCACCCTGTCAGAATGGCTGGTGGAATCGATCTGTTAATCGTCGATCATTACGCTCTTGGACATACCTGGGAAGAGGCCATGCGCCCCTTCGCCAGGGCCATCATGGTGATCGACGATCTGGCCGACCGGCCCCATGATTGTGATCTGCTGCTGGATCAGAATCTGCTGCCGGAGATGGAACGGCGCTATAAAAAGCTGGTGCCCGATGGCTGCCGGCTGCTGCTCGGTCTTGCTTATGCCTTGCTGCGGGAGGAATTTTACACGGCTGCGGCAACGGCGAAAGAGCGCAACCAGATTAACCATTTGCTGATTTTCTTCGGCGGCGGGGATCCCGACAATCTGACCGGACGCGCCCTGGGTGAATTGGAGAGCCTGTCCGTCACGGCCGATATCGTAATCGGTGGGGGAAATCCGCATCGCCGTGACCTTGAAGCGCGGTGCCGAGACAAATCCGATCGCTGGACCCTGCATGTCCAGACTGATCGGATGGCCGAACTGATGGCGCGCGCCGATCTGGCTCTGGGCGCAGGGGGAAGCACCCATTGGGAGCGCTGCCTGCTGGGCTTGCCAGCGCTGGTGGTGACGGTGGCGGACAACCAGGTGGCAACCACCCGGTTGCTCCATCAAAAAGGTGCTTGCCGCTGGCTGGGCACTATTGAAGATCTGCCCGTTGGAGCGTTTCGAGAGGCGATCAGCGATTTACTCGCCCATCCCCAACAACTGAGCATCATGAGTTGTGCGGCGCGCAAGATGGTTCCACCAGACGGCGGAACAGGCAAAGTTGTTGAAGCAATCAAAACTCTATTGAACGCAGAGAAAGTAGATTTGATCCGATAA
- the pseI gene encoding pseudaminic acid synthase codes for MNDIRIGQHLIGPDHPPFIIAEMSGNHGHDLDKALRLVEAAAAAGAQALKLQTYTADTMTLDIREGEFFIDDPSSLWRGHSLYELYQKAHTPWEWHAPIFERACQLGLEVFSTPFDASAVEFLESLGVPCYKIASFENGDLPLIRQVASTGKPLIMSTGTATLAELVEAVAAAREAGCRELVLLKCTSSYPAEPTDAHLLTLPHMAELFNCQAGLSDHTLGTAVAVASVALGARVIEKHFTLDRAEADVDAAFSLEPQEFAQLVKDTHLAWQALGKVHYGPTNKEKKSRRFRRSLYIARDMEAGERLTLENLACVRPGEGLAPRYLETVLGRTVNRAVKKGTPLSWKLI; via the coding sequence ATGAACGACATTCGCATCGGGCAACATCTCATCGGACCCGACCATCCCCCCTTTATTATTGCCGAGATGTCCGGCAACCACGGCCATGACCTCGACAAGGCGCTGCGCCTTGTCGAGGCCGCTGCTGCGGCCGGCGCACAGGCGCTCAAGCTGCAGACCTATACGGCCGATACCATGACCCTGGATATTCGTGAGGGGGAGTTTTTTATCGATGATCCAAGCAGCCTGTGGCGTGGACATTCTCTCTACGAACTCTATCAAAAAGCGCACACTCCCTGGGAATGGCATGCGCCTATCTTCGAACGGGCCTGCCAACTGGGGCTCGAAGTGTTCAGCACGCCATTTGATGCGAGCGCCGTGGAGTTTCTCGAATCCCTGGGTGTGCCCTGCTACAAGATCGCGTCCTTTGAAAACGGTGATCTTCCGCTGATCCGTCAGGTGGCTTCCACCGGCAAGCCGCTGATCATGTCCACCGGCACCGCAACCTTGGCGGAACTGGTTGAAGCTGTGGCGGCGGCGCGCGAGGCAGGTTGCCGCGAGTTGGTTCTGCTCAAATGCACCAGCAGCTATCCCGCCGAGCCGACCGATGCCCATCTCTTGACCTTGCCGCACATGGCGGAGTTATTTAACTGCCAGGCCGGCCTGTCCGATCACACTCTGGGGACGGCGGTGGCCGTGGCGAGTGTCGCTTTGGGGGCGCGGGTGATTGAGAAGCATTTCACCCTCGATCGCGCCGAAGCCGATGTGGATGCCGCTTTTTCACTGGAACCCCAAGAGTTCGCCCAATTGGTCAAGGATACGCACTTAGCCTGGCAAGCGCTGGGCAAGGTTCACTACGGACCGACGAACAAGGAAAAAAAATCTCGGCGCTTCCGCCGAAGTCTGTATATCGCTCGGGATATGGAAGCTGGGGAGCGGCTAACCCTTGAGAATCTGGCCTGCGTGCGCCCTGGCGAAGGCCTGGCGCCGCGCTATCTGGAGACCGTGCTCGGACGGACCGTAAATCGCGCCGTCAAAAAAGGTACGCCCTTGAGTTGGAAATTAATCTGA
- the pseH gene encoding UDP-4-amino-4,6-dideoxy-N-acetyl-beta-L-altrosamine N-acetyltransferase, with protein MALPVCGVRPLTQEDLEQVRSWRNQERIRNNMYNSEPISAAQQQAWFEGLQGDASRNYSLFLQDDTPTGCLYYTSIDSGKAQLGYYLGEERVWPGTGLLLELTALDYAFQKLGLKTLLAEVLAFNSAPQKIHDLFGFERIGTRPTEIVRDGEPVIAVLFRYERETWCAQRSEILARLPRQIRAAAALLRY; from the coding sequence ATGGCCCTTCCGGTCTGTGGCGTGCGTCCATTAACACAAGAAGATCTTGAACAGGTGCGTAGCTGGCGCAACCAGGAGCGCATCCGAAATAACATGTACAACAGCGAACCGATCAGCGCCGCGCAGCAGCAGGCCTGGTTTGAAGGGCTTCAAGGTGATGCCTCGCGGAACTACAGCCTGTTTCTGCAAGACGATACCCCCACCGGTTGCCTTTACTATACCTCCATCGACAGCGGTAAAGCGCAATTGGGTTACTATCTGGGCGAGGAGCGGGTCTGGCCGGGCACCGGCCTGCTTTTGGAGCTGACGGCATTGGATTATGCTTTTCAGAAACTTGGTCTCAAAACCCTATTGGCCGAAGTTCTCGCTTTCAACAGCGCCCCTCAGAAAATCCACGACCTGTTCGGGTTTGAGCGGATCGGCACACGACCCACAGAAATCGTTCGCGACGGCGAGCCGGTCATAGCGGTGCTGTTTCGTTATGAGCGCGAGACTTGGTGCGCGCAGCGTAGCGAAATCCTCGCGCGGCTACCCCGTCAGATCCGCGCGGCGGCTGCCCTGTTAAGATATTGA
- a CDS encoding acyl carrier protein produces the protein MTVKETIIELMREVAEATDAELVADLNDETILLQSGLDSLGFAILVARLEEQLGYDPFTLMEEPFYPHNLEEFVSIYVRFAP, from the coding sequence GTGACCGTGAAAGAAACCATCATAGAGCTGATGCGCGAGGTGGCCGAGGCCACCGACGCCGAACTGGTGGCCGACCTCAACGATGAGACGATACTGCTACAGAGCGGCCTCGATTCCCTCGGCTTTGCCATTCTGGTTGCGCGCCTCGAAGAACAATTGGGCTATGATCCCTTCACCCTCATGGAGGAGCCCTTCTATCCGCACAACCTTGAGGAGTTTGTCTCCATTTATGTACGCTTCGCCCCCTGA